In the Henningerozyma blattae CBS 6284 chromosome 8, complete genome genome, one interval contains:
- the TBLA0H02840 gene encoding uncharacterized protein (similar to Saccharomyces cerevisiae YKL063C; ancestral locus Anc_2.599), which yields MTKDDLLPRYEKTYKKKHTYIIKKNKKHSGINLNGKHNGKFFDKTGTYNPVLTTPMKKLLAYCFLLSVIGLIGFWIYTDSKKKLLFELEHSNIDYNNAHHQMVDASPEMDRQIQIQDVDNQLENQEEKQLESHMLKEQNQNELENKVDEDDLVIKDEKEASETGVASDADVSSDNSQEDDDSKQQEKSKSMNRDNKELKKLKLKEKIKAKKDERLNGGASLSQDLNNLKDKQSNFDNKKNELHEKELQLQMELEEMEEQQREKDKKKNKKKKKIVMGDNDLNKDSNKKGKNNNNNNNNNNNNNNNKDARMVDSKKKKEKKKFNDIANADEMNELSIQMHENELLKDNSNNNDMVINANENVEDTTLPVENVEEEEEQLIVDNTEQIVNDDSEYKDQKLQQKKDDQKKKDDSVKDLDSKRKKVFGKDLVDKKRLVNINQIA from the coding sequence ATGACTAAAGATGATCTATTACCAAGGTATGAGAAAACTTATAAGAAAAAGCATACGTATAtaatcaagaaaaataaaaaacattcaggtattaatttaaatggtAAGCATAATGGCAAATTCTTTGATAAAACAGGAACCTATAACCCAGTTTTAACTACtccaatgaaaaaattgttggCTTATTGTTTCCTCTTATCAGTCATTGGATTGATTGGGTTTTGGATTTATACGGATTCTAAAAAGAAacttttatttgaattggaaCATTCAAACATCGATTATAACAATGCCCATCATCAGATGGTTGATGCTTCTCCAGAGATGGACCGTCAAATCCAAATCCAAGATGTTGATAATCAATTGGAGAATcaagaagaaaaacaaCTGGAATCACATATGTTGAAAGAACAGAATCAAaatgaattggaaaataaagtagatgaagatgatttagtaattaaagatgaaaaggAAGCATCTGAGACTGGTGTTGCATCTGATGCTGATGTTTCGTCTGATAATTCacaagaagatgatgattctAAACAACAAGAAAAGTCCAAATCAATGAACCGTGACAATAAAgagttgaaaaaattgaaattaaaggaaaaaattaaggCAAAGAAAGATGAACGGTTGAATGGTGGTGCATCGCTTTCTCAAGatctaaataatttaaaagataagCAATCTAATTtcgataataaaaaaaacgaaTTACACGAAAAGGAATTGCAATTACAAATggaattagaagaaatgGAGGAACAACAAAGAGAAAAAGAtaagaagaagaataaaaagaagaagaaaattgtCATGGGAGataatgatttgaataaaGATAGCAATAAAAAGGGTaagaacaacaacaacaacaacaacaacaacaacaacaataataataataaggaTGCAAGAATGGTAGATagtaaaaagaaaaaggaaaagaagaaatttaatgatatagCTAATGCAGATGAAATGAATGAGTTATCCATTCAAATGcatgaaaatgaattgtTAAAggataattcaaataataatgatatggTTATTAATGCCAATGAAAATGTAGAAGATACTACTCTTCCAGTAGAAAATGTGGAGGAAGAGGAGGAACAACTCATTGTTGATAACACAGAACAAATCGTTAATGATGATTCTGAATATAAAGATCAGAAACTACAACAGAAAAAAGATgatcaaaaaaagaaagatgatAGTGTCAAAGATCTGGATtcaaaaaggaaaaaagtTTTTGGCAAAGATTTAGTAGATAAGAAAAGATTAGTAAATATCAATCAAAT